The following are from one region of the Corylus avellana chromosome ca1, CavTom2PMs-1.0 genome:
- the LOC132167617 gene encoding GDSL esterase/lipase At4g16230-like has protein sequence MGFFLDRQMTAEIVPGILTVSILVGICFAKNIPASFVFGDSLVDVGNNNYIVSLSKANFLPNGIDFGMPTGRYTNGRTIVDIIGQELGLKDFTPPYLAPSTAGLVLLQGVNYASGGGGILNTTGKIFGGRINQDAQMDNFANTRQDIISNIGAPEALKLFGTSLFSVTIGSNDFINNYLTPVLSVPEQKLISPEMFVDTMISRYRLQLTRLYNLGARKIVVANVGPIGCIPYQRDSNPAAGDNCVNLPNQLAQQFNTQLKSLVTELSTDLQGSQFAYADVYHIVQDILQNFISYGFENANSACCYVSGRYGGLIPCGPPSKVCGDRSKYVFWDPYHPSDASNVIIARRLLDGDSNDITPINIRQLAGL, from the exons ATGGGTTTCTTCTTGGATAGACAAATGACTGCTGAGATTGTGCCTGGAATATTGACTGTCTCAATCCTTGTGGGGATCTGCTTTGCAAAGAATATTCCTGctagttttgtttttggagatTCCTTGGTTGATGTAGGAAACAATAACTACATTGTTTCACTCTCCAAGGCTAATTTTCTTCCCAATGGGATCGATTTTGGAATGCCTACAGGACGATACACAAATGGAAGAACAATTGTCGACATCATAG GTCAGGAATTGGGTCTCAAAGACTTCACTCCTCCCTACTTGGCTCCATCGACAGCAGGGCTTGTACTTCTGCAGGGTGTCAATTACGCCTCTGGTGGAGGTGGAATTCTTAATACCACTGGAAAGATCTTT GGAGGCCGAATCAACCAGGACGCACAGATGGATAATTTTGCAAACACAAGACAAGACATAATCTCGAACATTGGTGCTCCTGAGGCTCTAAAATTGTTTGGAACATCCTTGTTCTCAGTTACAATCGGCTCAAATGACTTCATCAATAACTACCTGACCCCTGTCCTCTCAGTTCCTGAACAGAAGTTAATTTCACCGGAAATGTTTGTTGACACCATGATTTCCAGATACAGACTACAACTAACG AGACTCTACAACTTGGGTGCTAGAAAGATTGTGGTGGCAAATGTAGGACCCATTGGGTGTATACCATATCAGAGGGATTCAAATCCAGCTGCAGGAGACAATTGTGTTAATTTGCCAAATCAATTAGCTCAACAATTCAACACCCAGCTGAAAAGCCTTGTCACAGAGCTCAGCACAGATCTGCAGGGATCACAATTTGCCTATGCAGATGTTTATCACATTGTACAAGATATCCTGCAAAACTTCATATCATATG GTTTTGAGAATGCAAATTCTGCTTGCTGCTATGTTTCTGGGAGGTATGGGGGATTGATCCCCTGTGGTCCTCCATCAAAAGTTTGTGGGGACAGATCAAAGTATGTGTTCTGGGATCCATACCATCCGTCTGATGCTTCAAATGTCATCATTGCCAGGCGTCTCTTGGATGGTGACTCCAATGACATCACACCAATCAACATCAGGCAACTTGCTGGATTGTGA
- the LOC132167598 gene encoding GDSL esterase/lipase At4g16230-like, protein MGFFLDRQMTAEIVPGILTVSILVGICFAKNIPASFVFGDSLVDAGNNNYIVSLSKANYVPNGIDFGMPTGRYTNGRTIVDIIGQELGLKDFTPPYLAPSTAGLVLLQGVNYASGGGGILNTTGKIFGGRINLDAQMDNFANTRQDIISNIGAPEALKLFGTSLFSVTIGSNDFINNYLTPVLSVPEQKLISPEMFVDTMISRYRLQLTRLYNLGARKIVVANVGPIGCIPYQRDSNPGAGDNCVNLPNQLAQQFNTQLKSLVTELSTDLQGSQFAYADVYHIVQDILQNFISYGFENANSACCYVSGRYGGLIPCGPPSKVCGDRSKYVFWDPYHPSDASNVIIARRLLDGDSNDITPINIRQLAGL, encoded by the exons ATGGGTTTCTTCTTGGATAGACAAATGACTGCTGAGATTGTGCCTGGAATATTGACTGTCTCAATCCTTGTGGGGATCTGCTTTGCAAAGAATATTCCTGctagttttgtttttggagatTCCTTGGTTGATGCAGGAAACAATAACTACATTGTTTCACTCTCCAAGGCTAATTATGTTCCCAATGGGATCGATTTTGGAATGCCTACAGGACGATACACAAATGGAAGAACAATTGTCGACATCATAG GTCAGGAATTGGGTCTCAAAGACTTCACTCCTCCCTACTTGGCTCCATCTACAGCAGGGCTTGTACTTCTGCAGGGTGTCAATTACGCCTCTGGTGGAGGTGGAATTCTTAATACCACTGGAAAGATCTTT GGAGGCCGAATCAACCTGGACGCACAGATGGATAATTTTGCAAACACAAGACAAGACATAATCTCGAACATTGGTGCTCCTGAGGCTCTAAAATTGTTTGGAACATCCTTGTTCTCAGTTACAATCGGCTCAAATGACTTCATCAATAACTACCTGACCCCTGTCCTCTCAGTTCCTGAACAGAAGTTAATTTCACCGGAAATGTTTGTTGACACCATGATTTCCAGATACAGACTACAACTAACG AGACTCTACAACTTGGGTGCTAGAAAGATTGTGGTGGCAAATGTAGGACCCATTGGGTGTATACCATATCAGAGGGATTCAAATCCAGGTGCAGGAGACAATTGTGTTAATTTGCCAAATCAATTAGCTCAACAATTCAACACCCAGCTGAAAAGCCTTGTCACAGAGCTCAGCACAGATCTGCAGGGATCACAATTTGCCTATGCAGATGTTTATCACATTGTACAAGATATCCTGCAAAACTTCATATCATATG GTTTTGAGAATGCAAATTCTGCTTGCTGCTATGTTTCTGGGAGGTATGGGGGATTGATCCCCTGTGGTCCTCCATCAAAAGTTTGTGGGGACAGATCAAAGTATGTGTTCTGGGATCCATACCATCCGTCTGATGCTTCAAATGTCATCATTGCCAGGCGTCTCTTGGATGGTGACTCCAATGACATCACACCAATCAACATCAGGCAACTTGCTGGATTGTGA
- the LOC132186339 gene encoding transcription factor bHLH153 isoform X1, which produces MIVSSFCNADSKFSVEEGIEVGKMATEHKRSPCSVEQSSLTSLTSKRHKADLSAKERKEKLGERIVALQQLVSPYGKTDTASVLWEAMEYIQFLHEQVKVLSAPYLQNSPTKMQELGAYNLRSRGLCLVPISCTAGVARSNGADIWAPIKTTSPKLEKAISQFN; this is translated from the exons ATGATTGTGAGCTCCTTCTGCAATGCAGACTCAAAGTTCTCG GTAGAAGAAGGGATAGAGGTAGGAAAGATGGCGACGGAACACAAAAGGAGCCCCTGTTCTGTTGAACAAAGCAGTCTCACTTCTCTTACATCTAAACGACACAAGGCCGATTTATCTGCCAAG GAGAGGAAGGAGAAGCTCGGTGAGCGAATTGTGGCCCTGCAACAGCTTGTTTCACCATATGGGAAG ACAGATACAGCTTCTGTCCTTTGGGAGGCAATGGAATACATACAGTTCCTTCATGAACAAGTTAAG GTGTTGAGTGCTCCATACCTTCAAAATAGCCCAACTAAAATGCAG GAATTAGGAGCATACAACCTGAGAAGTAGAGGATTATGTCTTGTTCCAATCTCCTGCACTGCTGGAGTGGCTCGAAGCAATGGTGCAGATATCTGGGCCCCCATTAAGACCACTTCCCCTAAACTCGAGAAGGCTATTTCACAATTCAATTGA
- the LOC132186339 gene encoding transcription factor bHLH153 isoform X2, translating to MIVSSFCNADSKFSVEEGIEVGKMATEHKRSPCSVEQSSLTSLTSKRHKADLSAKERKEKLGERIVALQQLVSPYGKTDTASVLWEAMEYIQFLHEQVLSAPYLQNSPTKMQELGAYNLRSRGLCLVPISCTAGVARSNGADIWAPIKTTSPKLEKAISQFN from the exons ATGATTGTGAGCTCCTTCTGCAATGCAGACTCAAAGTTCTCG GTAGAAGAAGGGATAGAGGTAGGAAAGATGGCGACGGAACACAAAAGGAGCCCCTGTTCTGTTGAACAAAGCAGTCTCACTTCTCTTACATCTAAACGACACAAGGCCGATTTATCTGCCAAG GAGAGGAAGGAGAAGCTCGGTGAGCGAATTGTGGCCCTGCAACAGCTTGTTTCACCATATGGGAAG ACAGATACAGCTTCTGTCCTTTGGGAGGCAATGGAATACATACAGTTCCTTCATGAACAA GTGTTGAGTGCTCCATACCTTCAAAATAGCCCAACTAAAATGCAG GAATTAGGAGCATACAACCTGAGAAGTAGAGGATTATGTCTTGTTCCAATCTCCTGCACTGCTGGAGTGGCTCGAAGCAATGGTGCAGATATCTGGGCCCCCATTAAGACCACTTCCCCTAAACTCGAGAAGGCTATTTCACAATTCAATTGA